One region of Mycolicibacterium lutetiense genomic DNA includes:
- a CDS encoding cysteine desulfurase: protein MTIEASTLDQAGLARVRADFPILSRVMRGGKQLAYLDSGATSQKPLQVLDAEREFLTHSNGAVHRGAHQLMEEATDAYEQGRADIAAFVGAEPDELVFTKNATESLNLVSYVLGDKRFDRAVGPGDVIVTTELEHHANLIPWQELAQRTGATLKWYSVTDDGRIDLDSLQLDERVKVVAFSHHSNVTGAVAPVAELVSRAKAVGALTVLDACQSVPHQPVDFHALDVDFAAFSGHKMLGPTGIGVLYGRHDVLAAAPPFLTGGSMIETVTMERTTYAPPPQRFEAGTPMTSQVVGLAAAARYLSDIGMDAVEAHEAELVAATLVGLASVPQVRIIGPTTMEHRGSPVSFVVDGIHAHDVGQVLDDEGVAVRVGHHCAYPLHRRFGIAATARASFAVYNTLDEVDRLVAGIGRAVEFFS from the coding sequence ATGACCATCGAAGCGTCGACGTTGGATCAAGCCGGGCTGGCCCGGGTAAGGGCTGACTTCCCGATTCTGAGTCGGGTGATGCGTGGCGGAAAGCAGTTGGCGTACCTGGATTCCGGGGCGACGTCCCAGAAGCCGCTACAGGTGCTCGATGCCGAACGGGAGTTCCTCACCCACTCCAACGGGGCGGTGCACCGCGGTGCGCACCAGCTGATGGAGGAGGCCACCGACGCCTACGAGCAGGGGCGCGCAGACATCGCGGCGTTCGTCGGTGCCGAGCCAGATGAGTTGGTGTTCACCAAGAATGCCACCGAGTCGCTCAACCTGGTGTCATATGTACTGGGGGACAAGCGCTTCGACCGTGCGGTCGGCCCGGGTGACGTGATCGTCACCACCGAGCTGGAACACCACGCGAACCTGATTCCGTGGCAGGAATTGGCCCAGCGCACCGGTGCGACGCTGAAGTGGTACTCCGTCACCGATGACGGGCGGATCGATCTGGACTCGCTGCAGCTCGACGAACGGGTGAAAGTGGTGGCCTTCAGCCATCATTCGAACGTCACGGGCGCGGTCGCCCCGGTGGCCGAGCTGGTGTCGCGGGCCAAGGCTGTCGGTGCGCTCACCGTGCTGGATGCCTGCCAGTCGGTGCCGCATCAGCCGGTTGACTTCCACGCGCTCGATGTCGATTTCGCGGCGTTCTCCGGTCACAAGATGCTGGGGCCCACCGGCATCGGCGTGCTCTACGGACGCCACGACGTTTTGGCCGCCGCACCTCCGTTCCTTACCGGGGGTTCGATGATCGAGACCGTCACGATGGAGCGGACCACCTACGCACCGCCCCCGCAGCGGTTCGAGGCTGGGACTCCGATGACCTCGCAGGTCGTCGGGTTGGCTGCTGCCGCACGGTATCTGAGCGATATCGGGATGGACGCCGTCGAGGCGCACGAAGCCGAACTGGTGGCCGCCACGCTGGTAGGCCTGGCTTCGGTTCCGCAGGTGCGGATCATCGGGCCGACGACGATGGAACATCGCGGTTCTCCGGTCAGTTTCGTGGTCGACGGGATCCACGCCCACGATGTCGGGCAGGTGCTCGACGACGAGGGCGTCGCGGTACGCGTCGGGCACCATTGCGCCTACCCGCTGCACCGTCGCTTCGGGATCGCGGCGACCGCTCGCGCGTCCTTCGCGGTGTACAACACTCTCGACGAGGTGGACCGTCTGGTAGCCGGCATCGGACGCGCCGTGGAGTTCTTCTCGTGA
- a CDS encoding heme peroxidase: protein MDSDFEKLHEACLRDLGDPQRWFNPRGYPDSLALCVIDSIYSTGAQYVTVEKIIARYRGYRAAQGADADTDGAVELLQNIADLGGPDPWATQIGNRRPTSTTANAPLKSVAVEQVVEALVALGVRTSADLRAVAGEDGRREQVKEAWCAVPGQRSGVTWEYALKLTQIPGARAGRVVAAYVARHLGAVSAECAAEVVREVAAFAGWDAFTLDHAIWRFESGRPHQHDLVS from the coding sequence ATGGACTCGGACTTCGAAAAATTGCACGAAGCATGCTTGCGCGATCTCGGTGATCCGCAACGCTGGTTCAACCCGCGCGGATACCCAGATTCGTTGGCGCTGTGCGTGATTGATTCGATCTACTCGACCGGGGCGCAGTACGTCACCGTGGAGAAGATCATCGCCCGGTACCGCGGCTACCGGGCGGCGCAGGGCGCGGACGCCGACACCGATGGCGCCGTCGAACTCCTACAGAACATCGCCGATTTGGGCGGGCCTGATCCATGGGCGACGCAGATCGGGAACCGTCGGCCCACCTCCACTACGGCGAATGCGCCGTTGAAGTCGGTGGCCGTCGAACAGGTTGTGGAAGCGCTTGTCGCACTGGGTGTTCGCACATCCGCAGACCTGCGTGCCGTGGCGGGCGAGGACGGCCGCCGGGAGCAGGTCAAGGAGGCATGGTGTGCGGTGCCCGGTCAGCGGTCGGGTGTCACCTGGGAGTACGCGCTGAAGCTCACGCAGATTCCTGGGGCGAGGGCCGGCCGCGTGGTGGCGGCGTACGTGGCCCGCCACCTCGGGGCGGTGAGTGCCGAATGCGCCGCTGAGGTGGTGCGTGAGGTGGCCGCATTCGCGGGTTGGGATGCCTTCACACTCGATCACGCGATATGGCGGTTCGAATCCGGACGTCCACATCAGCACGATCTCGTGTCGTGA
- a CDS encoding TetR/AcrR family transcriptional regulator, which produces MPRVTDDHLAARRRQILDGARRCFGQYGYESATVRRLEETIGLSRGAIFHHFKDKDTLFFELAREDAERMADVAAREGLIQVMRNMLAAPEQFDWLATRLEIARKLRNDPAFHRGWAERSAELDAAITERLRRQKQAGRLRDDVPSAVLHIYLDLVLDGLVARIASGEDPKNLTAVLDLVEDSVRQQTSAADS; this is translated from the coding sequence GTGCCCCGGGTGACCGACGACCATCTTGCGGCCCGGCGCCGTCAGATTCTCGACGGCGCCCGGCGCTGCTTCGGTCAGTACGGATACGAGAGTGCGACCGTGCGACGGCTCGAAGAAACCATCGGGCTGTCGCGCGGCGCAATCTTTCACCACTTCAAGGACAAGGACACCTTGTTCTTCGAGTTGGCCCGAGAGGACGCCGAGCGGATGGCCGACGTGGCTGCCCGCGAAGGATTGATTCAGGTGATGCGGAACATGCTCGCCGCTCCCGAGCAGTTCGACTGGCTGGCCACCCGGCTGGAGATCGCCCGAAAGTTACGCAACGATCCGGCTTTTCACCGAGGCTGGGCCGAGCGGTCAGCAGAGTTGGATGCCGCCATCACCGAGCGCCTGCGCCGACAGAAGCAGGCCGGTCGACTGCGCGACGACGTGCCCAGTGCGGTCCTGCACATCTACCTGGACCTCGTGCTCGACGGACTGGTGGCCCGGATCGCCTCCGGCGAGGACCCGAAGAACCTCACCGCGGTGCTCGATCTGGTGGAGGACAGCGTGCGGCAGCAGACGTCGGCGGCGGATAGCTGA
- the sufC gene encoding Fe-S cluster assembly ATPase SufC, with translation MTTLEIKDLHVSVNATEGAENTEIPILKGVNLTVKSGETHAVMGPNGSGKSTLSYAIAGHPKYTVTSGSITLDGQDVLEMSIDERARAGLFLAMQYPVEVPGVSMTNFLRTAATAVRGEAPKLRHWVKEVKGAMAELEIDPAFGERSVNEGFSGGEKKRHEILQLSLLKPKIAILDETDSGLDVDALRIVSEGVNRYAEAEHGGILLITHYTRILRYIQPQFVHVFVGGRIVESGGPELADELEENGYVRFTQAVGA, from the coding sequence ATGACCACGCTGGAAATCAAGGACCTGCACGTCTCGGTCAACGCCACCGAAGGCGCTGAGAACACCGAGATCCCGATCCTCAAGGGTGTGAACCTCACCGTGAAGTCGGGGGAGACGCACGCGGTGATGGGCCCCAACGGCTCCGGAAAGTCGACGCTGTCCTACGCGATCGCCGGGCATCCCAAGTACACCGTCACCTCCGGATCGATCACCCTCGACGGACAGGACGTCCTCGAGATGAGCATCGACGAGCGGGCCCGCGCGGGCCTCTTCCTGGCGATGCAGTACCCGGTCGAGGTGCCAGGGGTGTCGATGACCAACTTCCTGCGCACCGCGGCCACCGCGGTCCGTGGCGAGGCGCCCAAGCTGCGGCACTGGGTCAAGGAAGTCAAGGGCGCGATGGCCGAACTGGAAATCGACCCGGCGTTCGGTGAGCGCAGCGTCAACGAGGGATTCTCCGGCGGCGAGAAGAAGCGCCACGAGATCCTGCAGCTGTCGCTGCTCAAGCCGAAGATCGCGATCCTCGACGAGACCGACTCAGGTCTGGACGTCGACGCGCTGCGAATCGTGAGCGAGGGCGTCAACCGCTACGCCGAGGCCGAGCACGGCGGAATCCTGCTGATCACCCACTACACGCGGATCCTGCGGTACATCCAGCCGCAGTTCGTGCACGTATTCGTCGGTGGGCGCATCGTGGAATCGGGCGGGCCGGAACTCGCCGACGAGCTCGAAGAGAACGGATACGTGCGCTTCACCCAAGCTGTCGGAGCCTGA
- a CDS encoding metal-sulfur cluster assembly factor: protein MSEVPAGTSEASGDATGASDEMLADLEEAMRDVVDPELGINVVDLGLVYGLNVEESNEGPVALIDMTLTSAACPLTDVIEDQSRTALVGSGLVNEIKINWVWNPPWGPDKITDDGREQLRALGFTV, encoded by the coding sequence ATGAGCGAGGTACCGGCGGGCACGAGCGAAGCGAGCGGGGATGCCACTGGGGCGTCTGACGAAATGCTCGCCGACCTCGAGGAGGCCATGCGGGACGTCGTGGACCCCGAGTTGGGCATCAACGTCGTCGACCTGGGCCTGGTCTACGGGCTCAACGTCGAAGAGAGCAACGAGGGCCCCGTGGCGCTGATCGACATGACGCTCACCTCGGCGGCCTGTCCGCTGACCGACGTGATCGAGGATCAGTCGCGCACCGCGCTTGTGGGCTCCGGGCTGGTCAACGAGATCAAGATCAACTGGGTCTGGAACCCGCCGTGGGGCCCGGACAAGATCACCGACGACGGCCGCGAACAGCTGCGGGCGCTCGGTTTCACCGTCTGA
- a CDS encoding helix-turn-helix domain-containing protein has translation MNMNRGELLAELRKAYEGGASIRSLVAKTGRSYGSIHSLLRESGTTMRSRGGPNHRTRARA, from the coding sequence ATGAACATGAATCGCGGCGAACTGCTGGCAGAGTTGCGCAAGGCCTACGAGGGGGGTGCCAGCATCCGCTCGCTCGTGGCCAAGACCGGCCGTTCCTACGGTTCGATTCACAGCTTGCTGCGCGAGTCAGGAACGACGATGCGCAGCCGCGGTGGGCCCAATCACCGCACCCGGGCCAGGGCATGA
- a CDS encoding HNH endonuclease signature motif containing protein, protein MFDIESGSGAALIDAVSAGARAESVAIAGRLSAIGALDSFREQELAESIFWTTDPFEAVAAEISAAMRISRGRAGTQIHRARVLRDKLPLVAARFAVGDIDYRVVCVIIARTGIVDGAVWAGLDAELAARAHRWMRLSERQLRDRVDRWIAKLDPNGVRVPPNVNDERFVQIEPSSPGMTSLWANVHAEDGVALNQRLDALAATVCEHDPRTREQRRADAVGPLARLESQLPCRCGRDDCPATQKRAAANAAMVHVLAEQATLDGTSNAPGYLPGHGILPAESVRDLAANATLKPVVVPAQPTESGAPEAAEPGYRPSVALSEFIRWRDLTCRFPGCDAPAERCDIDHTAPWPAGPTHPSNTKLFCRAHHLVKTFCPGWNDRQFPDGTVEFRSPTGHTYTTEPHGADLFPVLGQPTGEVNLPEPQAPHPNRAAMMPKRTRTREQDRQERIAVERHLRAELNNDLAYERDYQAWLAEEYGPPPPF, encoded by the coding sequence ATGTTCGACATCGAGTCGGGTTCCGGTGCGGCGCTGATCGACGCGGTCAGTGCTGGGGCGCGGGCGGAGTCGGTGGCGATCGCGGGTCGGCTTTCGGCGATCGGGGCATTGGACAGCTTCCGGGAACAGGAGCTGGCCGAGTCGATCTTTTGGACCACCGATCCCTTCGAGGCGGTGGCCGCCGAGATTTCGGCGGCGATGCGGATCAGCCGGGGTCGGGCCGGCACCCAGATCCACCGCGCCCGGGTGTTGCGGGACAAACTGCCCCTGGTGGCGGCCCGGTTCGCCGTCGGGGACATCGACTATCGGGTGGTGTGTGTGATCATCGCCCGCACCGGCATCGTGGACGGCGCGGTGTGGGCCGGACTGGATGCAGAACTGGCCGCCCGGGCACACCGGTGGATGCGGCTGTCTGAACGCCAGCTCCGCGACCGGGTGGACCGGTGGATCGCCAAACTCGACCCCAACGGGGTGCGAGTCCCACCCAATGTGAACGATGAGCGGTTCGTCCAGATCGAACCGAGCAGCCCGGGCATGACCTCACTGTGGGCCAACGTGCATGCCGAAGACGGTGTCGCGCTCAATCAACGGTTGGATGCGTTGGCGGCCACGGTGTGTGAACATGATCCCCGCACCCGTGAGCAGCGTCGTGCCGATGCGGTGGGGCCGTTGGCCCGGCTGGAATCACAGCTGCCATGCCGGTGCGGTCGCGACGATTGCCCGGCCACCCAGAAACGGGCCGCAGCCAACGCTGCAATGGTCCATGTGCTGGCCGAGCAGGCCACCCTCGACGGCACCTCCAATGCGCCGGGGTATCTACCCGGCCATGGCATCCTGCCCGCCGAATCGGTGCGCGACCTGGCCGCCAACGCCACACTCAAGCCAGTGGTGGTGCCCGCCCAACCCACCGAATCCGGCGCCCCGGAGGCCGCCGAGCCGGGGTACCGCCCGTCGGTGGCGCTGAGTGAGTTCATCCGATGGCGGGACCTGACCTGCCGGTTCCCCGGCTGTGACGCCCCAGCCGAACGCTGCGACATCGACCACACCGCACCCTGGCCCGCAGGCCCGACACATCCGTCGAACACCAAACTATTCTGCCGGGCCCATCATTTGGTCAAAACGTTCTGCCCCGGCTGGAACGACCGTCAATTCCCCGACGGCACCGTCGAATTCAGATCACCGACCGGGCACACCTACACCACCGAACCCCACGGTGCTGACCTGTTTCCCGTCCTGGGGCAACCGACCGGGGAGGTGAATCTCCCCGAACCCCAAGCCCCGCACCCCAACCGTGCCGCAATGATGCCCAAACGCACACGGACCCGCGAACAAGACCGCCAAGAACGCATCGCCGTAGAACGACACCTACGCGCCGAACTCAACAACGACCTCGCATACGAACGCGACTACCAAGCCTGGCTCGCCGAAGAATACGGACCACCCCCACCCTTCTGA
- the sufD gene encoding Fe-S cluster assembly protein SufD — protein MTQNLTGAVEGIVTNKGELFGSFDVNAFEVPGGRDELWRFTPLKRLRGLHDGTAVANGKAGITVTERPGVTVETVGRDDIRLGEGGVPTDRVAAQAFSSFETATVVTVKRDTEVAEPIEIVIDGPGADKVAYGHLQIRVEELSRATVVVDLRGSGIYADNVEIIVGDAAGVGVIWIADWADDMVHVSAHHAKLGKDAVLGHVNVTLGGDVVRTSATVRFAGPGGDAKMLGTYFADDGQFFESRLLVDHAQPHCKSDVLYKGALQGDPDSKKPDAHTVWIGDVLIRAEATGTDTFEVNRNLVLTDGARADSVPNLEIETGEIVGAGHASATGRFDDEQLFYLRARGIPEDQARRLVVRGFFNEIIAKIAVPEVRERLTAAIEKELAITESKAN, from the coding sequence GTGACACAGAATCTCACTGGAGCGGTCGAAGGGATCGTGACAAATAAGGGCGAGCTGTTCGGATCCTTTGATGTCAACGCCTTCGAGGTCCCCGGCGGTCGCGACGAGCTGTGGCGGTTCACCCCGCTCAAGCGGCTTCGCGGCCTGCATGACGGCACTGCCGTAGCGAATGGCAAGGCCGGCATCACCGTGACCGAGCGTCCCGGCGTGACCGTGGAGACCGTCGGCCGTGACGACATACGTCTCGGCGAGGGCGGTGTGCCCACCGATCGCGTTGCGGCCCAGGCCTTCTCGTCATTCGAAACAGCCACCGTGGTGACCGTCAAGCGTGACACCGAGGTCGCCGAGCCGATCGAGATCGTCATCGACGGGCCCGGTGCGGACAAGGTGGCCTACGGACACCTGCAGATTCGGGTCGAGGAATTGTCCCGAGCCACCGTCGTGGTCGATCTGCGCGGCAGCGGAATCTACGCCGACAACGTCGAGATCATCGTCGGTGACGCGGCCGGTGTCGGCGTCATCTGGATCGCCGACTGGGCCGACGACATGGTGCATGTCAGCGCACACCACGCCAAGCTCGGCAAGGACGCGGTGCTCGGACACGTCAACGTCACCCTCGGTGGCGACGTGGTGCGCACCTCGGCGACCGTGCGGTTCGCCGGACCGGGCGGTGACGCCAAGATGCTCGGTACGTACTTCGCCGACGACGGCCAGTTCTTCGAGTCGCGGTTGTTGGTCGATCACGCTCAGCCGCACTGCAAGTCTGACGTCCTGTACAAGGGCGCATTGCAGGGTGATCCGGATTCCAAGAAGCCCGATGCGCACACGGTGTGGATCGGCGATGTACTGATCCGGGCCGAGGCCACCGGTACCGACACCTTCGAGGTGAACCGCAACCTGGTTCTCACCGACGGTGCCCGCGCTGATTCGGTGCCCAACCTCGAGATCGAGACCGGCGAGATCGTCGGCGCCGGGCACGCCAGTGCCACCGGGCGTTTCGACGACGAGCAGTTGTTCTACCTGCGCGCCCGCGGCATCCCCGAGGATCAGGCCCGCCGCTTGGTCGTGCGCGGATTCTTCAACGAGATCATCGCCAAGATCGCTGTCCCGGAGGTGCGCGAGCGCCTGACCGCGGCGATCGAAAAAGAACTTGCCATCACCGAATCGAAAGCCAACTAG
- the trxA gene encoding thioredoxin, translating to MSTQDITSEEFDNIVKDNEIVLVDFWASWCGPCRAFAPTFNAAAEKHPDVVFAKVDTEAEQALAAAAEIRSIPTLMAFKKGKLVFNQAGALPPAALEDLVQKIKEFDIDAAMNEQAGQGDAEQV from the coding sequence GTGAGTACGCAGGACATCACCTCAGAAGAGTTCGACAACATCGTCAAGGACAACGAGATCGTGTTGGTGGATTTCTGGGCGTCGTGGTGCGGACCGTGCCGGGCGTTCGCGCCGACATTCAACGCGGCTGCCGAGAAGCACCCAGATGTGGTCTTCGCCAAGGTGGACACCGAGGCTGAGCAGGCGCTCGCGGCGGCTGCCGAGATCCGTTCGATCCCCACCCTGATGGCCTTCAAGAAGGGCAAGTTGGTCTTCAACCAGGCCGGCGCGCTGCCGCCGGCGGCGCTGGAGGACCTCGTCCAGAAGATCAAGGAGTTCGACATCGACGCGGCCATGAATGAGCAGGCCGGTCAGGGCGACGCCGAACAGGTGTGA
- the sufU gene encoding Fe-S cluster assembly sulfur transfer protein SufU: MRMEQMYQEVILDHYKHPHHRGLREPFATEVHHVNPTCGDEVTLRVTLSDDAETVTDISYDGQGCSISQAATSVLTDQVIGQSVGDALKTVEAFTEMISSRGNVEGDEDVLGDGVAFAGVAKYPARVKCALLGWMAFKDALVQASDDVKEQR; encoded by the coding sequence GTGAGAATGGAACAGATGTACCAGGAAGTGATCCTGGATCATTACAAGCATCCGCATCACCGCGGACTGCGTGAGCCCTTCGCCACCGAGGTGCACCACGTCAACCCGACCTGTGGTGACGAGGTGACGCTTCGGGTCACCCTCTCCGACGACGCCGAGACGGTGACGGACATCTCCTACGACGGGCAGGGCTGTTCGATCAGCCAGGCCGCCACCTCAGTGCTCACCGATCAGGTCATCGGCCAGAGCGTCGGTGATGCCCTCAAGACGGTCGAAGCCTTCACCGAGATGATTTCCTCCCGCGGGAACGTGGAGGGGGACGAAGATGTACTCGGTGACGGCGTCGCATTCGCCGGTGTCGCGAAATACCCGGCGCGGGTGAAGTGCGCGTTGCTGGGATGGATGGCATTTAAAGACGCGCTGGTGCAGGCCAGCGATGACGTGAAGGAACAGCGATGA
- a CDS encoding enoyl-CoA hydratase, giving the protein MLSVTAQNQLVLVDRPRPDVALVTLNRPERMNSMAFDVMVPLKGILEDLRYDNSVRVVVLTGAGRGFSSGADHKSAGSVPHVAGLTRPTYALRSMEILDDVILALRRLHQPVIAAVNGAAIGGGLCLALACDIRVAAEGAYFRAAGINNGLTASELGLSYLLPRAIGSSRAFEIMLTGRDVDAREAASIGLVSSVTAEEALLDTCYDMADRMAAFSRPGIELTKRTLWSGLDAASLEGHMQAEGLGQLFVRLLTANFEEAVAARAEKRPAAFTDDK; this is encoded by the coding sequence GTGCTGTCTGTGACTGCGCAGAACCAACTCGTACTGGTCGACCGTCCGCGACCCGATGTGGCCCTGGTGACCCTCAACCGGCCCGAGCGGATGAACTCGATGGCCTTCGACGTGATGGTCCCGCTCAAGGGCATCCTGGAAGACTTGCGCTACGACAACAGCGTGCGCGTGGTCGTGCTGACCGGTGCCGGTCGGGGATTCTCGTCCGGGGCCGATCACAAGTCGGCCGGATCGGTGCCGCACGTGGCCGGGCTGACCAGACCGACGTACGCATTGCGGTCGATGGAGATCCTCGACGATGTGATCCTCGCCCTACGGCGACTGCATCAGCCGGTGATCGCGGCGGTCAACGGTGCGGCCATCGGTGGCGGGCTCTGCCTGGCTCTGGCTTGTGACATCCGGGTCGCTGCCGAGGGCGCCTACTTCCGGGCCGCCGGGATCAACAACGGTCTTACCGCCAGTGAGCTGGGATTGTCTTACCTGCTGCCACGCGCCATCGGCTCGTCACGCGCCTTCGAGATCATGTTGACCGGCCGCGACGTCGACGCCCGGGAGGCCGCGAGCATCGGTCTGGTGTCCAGCGTGACGGCCGAGGAGGCCCTGCTGGATACCTGCTACGACATGGCGGACCGGATGGCGGCGTTCTCCCGACCGGGTATCGAGTTGACCAAGCGCACACTTTGGAGTGGACTGGACGCCGCTAGCCTGGAAGGGCACATGCAGGCCGAGGGCCTGGGACAACTTTTCGTGCGCCTGCTCACCGCAAACTTTGAGGAAGCGGTTGCTGCGCGCGCCGAGAAACGGCCCGCGGCTTTTACTGACGACAAATAG
- a CDS encoding ABC-F family ATP-binding cassette domain-containing protein: protein MITATDLEVRAGARTLLSFEGSALRVQPGDRIGLVGRNGAGKTTTMRILAGEGEPYAGSITTTGEIGYLPQDPKEGDLDVLARDRVLSARGLDKLLADLEKQQVLMAEVADDAARDKAVRKYGQLEERFSALGGYAAESEAGRICASLGLPDRVLTQPLRTLSGGQRRRVELSRILFAASDTGSGSDTTLLLDEPTNHLDADSIGWLRGFLHNHTGGLVVISHDVDLLDEVVNRVWFLDAVRGEADVYNMGWKKYLDARATDEQRRRRERANAEKKAGALRVQAAKMGAKATKAVAAQNMLRRAERMIAELDAERVSDKVAKIRFPIPDPCGKTPLVVKGLTKTYGSLEIFTGVDLAIDRGSRVVVLGLNGAGKTTLLRLLAGTENADAGTMEPGHGCKIGYFAQEHDTLDDHASVWDNIRHAAPDTGEQDLRGLLGAFMFTGPQLEQQAGTLSGGEKTRLALAGLVASKANVLLLDEPTNNLDPASREQVLDALRSYQGAVVLVTHDPGAAEALNPQRVVLLPDGTEDFWSTEYRDLIELA, encoded by the coding sequence GTGATCACCGCAACGGACCTGGAGGTCCGCGCCGGCGCGCGCACGCTGCTGTCCTTCGAGGGCTCGGCGTTGCGGGTGCAACCCGGTGACCGGATCGGACTGGTCGGGCGTAACGGCGCAGGCAAGACGACCACGATGAGGATTCTGGCCGGCGAGGGCGAGCCGTACGCCGGATCTATCACCACGACCGGTGAAATCGGTTACCTGCCACAGGATCCCAAAGAAGGTGATCTCGACGTCTTGGCCCGTGACCGGGTGTTGTCGGCCCGCGGGCTCGACAAGCTGTTGGCAGACCTGGAGAAGCAGCAGGTCTTGATGGCCGAGGTCGCCGACGATGCGGCCCGCGACAAGGCGGTCCGCAAGTACGGTCAGCTCGAGGAGCGGTTCTCGGCGCTGGGCGGCTACGCCGCCGAGAGCGAGGCCGGCCGCATCTGCGCGAGCCTGGGCCTGCCCGATCGGGTGCTGACGCAGCCGCTGCGCACCCTGTCCGGTGGTCAGCGCCGCCGCGTCGAGCTGTCGCGCATCCTGTTCGCGGCGAGTGACACCGGTTCCGGGTCGGACACGACTCTGCTACTCGACGAACCCACCAACCACCTCGACGCCGACTCGATCGGCTGGTTGCGGGGTTTCCTGCACAATCACACCGGTGGGCTCGTCGTCATCAGCCACGATGTCGACCTGCTCGACGAGGTCGTCAACCGGGTGTGGTTCCTCGATGCGGTGCGCGGTGAGGCCGACGTCTACAACATGGGCTGGAAGAAGTACCTCGACGCGCGCGCGACCGATGAACAGCGTCGCCGCCGCGAGCGGGCCAATGCGGAGAAGAAGGCAGGCGCGCTGCGGGTTCAGGCCGCCAAGATGGGTGCCAAGGCCACCAAAGCCGTTGCCGCGCAGAATATGTTGCGCCGTGCCGAGCGGATGATCGCCGAGCTGGACGCCGAACGGGTGTCCGACAAGGTAGCCAAGATCAGGTTCCCGATCCCGGACCCGTGCGGCAAGACCCCGTTGGTCGTCAAGGGCCTGACCAAGACCTACGGCTCGTTGGAGATTTTCACCGGCGTCGACCTGGCCATCGACCGCGGATCGCGCGTGGTGGTGCTCGGGCTCAACGGCGCGGGCAAGACCACCCTGCTCCGCCTGCTGGCCGGCACCGAAAATGCCGATGCCGGCACCATGGAACCCGGTCACGGTTGCAAGATCGGGTACTTCGCCCAGGAACACGACACGCTCGACGACCATGCGTCGGTGTGGGACAACATCCGCCACGCCGCTCCGGATACCGGAGAACAGGACCTGCGTGGCCTGTTGGGCGCGTTCATGTTCACCGGCCCTCAGCTGGAGCAGCAGGCAGGCACGCTGTCCGGTGGTGAGAAGACTCGCCTCGCGCTGGCCGGGCTGGTTGCCTCCAAGGCCAATGTGTTGTTGCTGGACGAGCCGACCAACAACCTCGATCCGGCGTCACGAGAGCAGGTTCTCGATGCGCTGCGGAGCTACCAGGGGGCGGTGGTGTTGGTGACGCACGATCCGGGTGCAGCCGAGGCGCTCAACCCGCAGCGCGTGGTCCTGCTGCCGGACGGCACCGAGGACTTCTGGTCCACCGAATACCGGGATCTCATCGAGCTCGCCTGA